Proteins co-encoded in one Setaria viridis chromosome 9, Setaria_viridis_v4.0, whole genome shotgun sequence genomic window:
- the LOC117835030 gene encoding uncharacterized protein has translation MAPRPRPKTQARPPKFRCRLLAFLKTAALQFPSPPRRGIIAPDSPTTPPRRRAMPPSFVVRRKRSRSPPRGFDSARRTRTRPVPETERAGEDGKSAPALLPDDMLLEVFKRLPPPRDVVRCAAVCRRWRRLVAGAGAACLPAPPHHFGFFLNYGPSPLPPFVPTAGVAIGVGSLPVPPACGAVLADSRGRRLLLRELGPASARELRLLVCSPLEKTHVRVPSLYTAGHRVACSVLVPGEGSAFRVVVVLFGADPNHFEVLVYSSASSCWEAATGPVNREVVVRRGPSVVIGDVVYKLQVEDKYIMVVEAVKMKLSAVPLPNTGTKLYDGNHWIGKTADGRLCFFAMREQLTLVKWVLEAPGKWAEQQHVNLRASMHPALVGDLAQMKLSAKMSDQLRGCKLVSFAAFCEATGTLFFVMADWVVALDRTTGRLQRLWRNADVSRPLGDVYPCEMLQWPPVLKDLGEAHDHEAGGVC, from the coding sequence AtggcgccgcgcccgcggccgaAAACTCAAGCGCGCCCCCCAAAATTTcgctgccgcctcctcgccttcctTAAAACCGCCGCACTCCAATTCCCGTCTCCCCCCCGCCGCGGCATTATCGCGCCCGATTCCCCAACTaccccaccgcgccgccgcgccatgCCGCCATCCTTCGTCGTCCGCCGCAAGCGCTCCCGGTCCCCGCCGCGCGGCTTCGACTCCGCGCGCCGCACGCGCACGCGCCCGGTGCCGGAGACCGAGCGGGCGGGGGAGGACGGCAagtcggcgccggcgctgctgccCGACGACATGCTCCTGGAGGTGTTCAAGCGGCTTCCCCCGCCGCGCGACGTCGTGCGCTGCGCCGCGGTgtgccgccgctggcgccgcctcgtcgccggggcgggggcggcgtgcctccccgcgccgccgcaccactTCGGGTTCTTCCTCAACTACGGCCCATCGCCGCTGCCCCCATTCGTGCCCACGGCGGGCGTCGCCATCGGCGTCGGCTCCCTCCCGGTCCCGCCCGCGTgcggcgccgtcctcgccgaCTCCCGCGGCCGGCGTCTTCTTCTGCGGGAGCTcggtcccgcctccgcccgcgagCTCAGGCTCCTTGTCTGCAGTCCGCTCGAGAAGACGCACGTGCGGGTGCCGTCGCTCTACACCGCCGGGCACAGGGTGGCGTGCTCCGTGCTCGTCCCTGGGGAAGGCTCCGCgttccgcgtcgtcgtcgtcctcttcgGCGCCGACCCGAACCACTTCGAGGTGCTCGTCTACTCATCGGCCTCCTCCTGTTGGGAGGCCGCCACCGGCCCGGTGAACCGGGAAGTGGTCGTCCGCCGCGGCCCGTCGGTGGTCATCGGCGATGTCGTGTACAAACTGCAGGTCGAAGACAAGTATATCATGGTCGTCGAAGCGGTAAAGATGAAGCTGTCGGCGGTGCCCCTTCCCAACACAGGGACTAAACTCTACGACGGCAACCACTGGATCGGAAAGACGGCGGACGGCCGCCTCTGCTTCTTCGCGATGCGGGAGCAGCTTACTCTCGTCAAGTGGGTTCTCGAAGCCCCTGGGAAGTGGGCGGAGCAGCAGCACGTCAACCTGCGCGCGTCGATGCACCCGGCGTTGGTCGGCGACCTCGCCCAAATGAAGCTCTCCGCGAAGATGTCGGACCAGCTCCGCGGATGCAAGCTCGTGAGCTTCGCCGCGTTCTGCGAGGCCACCGGCACCCTGTTCTTCGTCATGGCCGACTGGGTCGTGGCGCTCGACCGCACGACGGGGAGGCTGCAACGGCTGTGGCGCAACGCCGACGTGTCGCGGCCGCTGGGCGATGTGTACCCGTGCGAGATGCTGCAATGGCCGCCGGTGCTGAAGGATCTCGGCGAGGCCCATGACCATGAGGCGGGAGGTGTTTGCTGA